One part of the Sarcophilus harrisii chromosome 5, mSarHar1.11, whole genome shotgun sequence genome encodes these proteins:
- the LOC100924681 gene encoding sterile alpha motif domain-containing protein 9-like yields the protein MTDPTPSIDDWTKEHVKQWLTEELKIDEKYVQILFSQAVTGLVLNILTKNDLLEMGIPHGPALLIMRTIEKMKNIPPKNPVPTSEKQDSSKISRKEKRKRGKVKTENTEEAILTTNSQDITDSESTQESKPTREDILDVEEVTMDEAKPKLEPKRLPCLPYPFNSFHDTCRYIQHYILQPETGPLNLIDPVHEFKLLTNTEVATEEDIKMKFSNEVFRFASACMNSRTNGTIHFGVKDKPHGEIVGMKITNTDAFIDHFNVKIKQYFRDDQVNLARECIREPRFVEVLLQDNTLSDRFVIEVDVIPKYSICKNTLFYIKMQVLKEEKWMEKKEYSLFVREGASSKDILANIMQRHVDYNRFLVHLNSLADSRKSAEEEYRTKKEMKENEGPKLVNLLTGNRDLLDNTYYDWYILVASKCHPNQIKHLDFLKEIKWFAVLEFDPESGNNGLVKFYRETRAANLHFPYQYDDKITQNPDKLNLYQQPSWIFCNGRTDLESPEHKPLESCLWQRERASEVRKLISFLTHENIMPKGKFLVVFLLLSPIEDRRDPLIETFCAFYQDMKGMENIMCICVSPQICQRWKTLLQARLTIVDELSDQCISTLSLEKINGTILKLKSRIHSSQRFLPSTGSSTVLLKREEDFMGALEILCENECKDTELEKDKKKFLEFMKSQEEHFYRGGKVSWWNFYFSSKNYSSTFVKRDSYEKLEELILHWANSPKQICAKIINLYHHPGCGGTTLAMHVLWELKKKFRCAVLKNKATEFPDIGEQITTLITYGSNGHQDYLPVLLLVDDFEEQENVSLLQNYILAAVAEKSIQYEKPLVIILNCMRSQNPLKSAKNPDSIALEYYLSASEQRAFEAKLKEIEKQYENFEDFYSFMIMKSNFDEKYIEKVVKNILQGLKIHSKEAQLISFLALLNSYITNSIISVSQCEKFLGIANKKAFWGDECLEDKMGTYSTLLIQTEVEEKGKYKGVRIIHPLIANHCLVELKTTYHLTKSKITLELLQESLFYNIGIGRDKLSQDVETLLLTRQRREHGDETDTLFSPLIEAVQQEEGNSEVVMVLKEGAIRFPKNAFICQALARHFYIKEKNFPNALEWAKKAKAFASCNSYITDTLGQVYKSKIKWWVDENAKSKTISIEDLKSLLETAKKASEAFKLSQEQTKMKEDIREDMDSQKSKRKYDSYNTAGYRGEIEVCLYTIQVLQLISFFGKEGDMCNRHLVQFLSNTGDIPGDPNDEYHLVLKDSIHYLSNLQLALKQAFDFFDDYFVLLKPKNSIKEKEETKLRRKVAEYFSKYAKVFGPSAQQQSQNKNPKSKLAFPIQVETSRKSLEILKADKFSGLLEYLLPNQKNAASKMEDIINQYTFLLEQLTNKVYLREKQNFILANIILSCLRPASKLVQPLPKLKNQLRDILQQVGWDCKFSEPYFLASLMFWPENQQLNPDSKQMEKYVSSLNKSFRSQYKYMSHFKQPIAHFYLGKGLGLNRLVHRLKIEQCSKKASDAWWQSGDVWKDEEVQKLLLRLSGRADSELIYVDYGRDEKIKIPVRPVFLGRLRSGKSIEKVSFYLGFSIGGPLAYDIEII from the coding sequence ATGACTGACCCAACCCCCAGTATCGATGACTGGACCAAAGAACATGTGAAACAATGGTTAACAGAAGAACTCAAGATTGatgaaaaatatgtacaaatctTATTTTCTCAAGCAGTGACAGGCTTAGTATTAAATATCTTAACTAAGAACGATCTTTTGGAAATGGGCATACCACATGGCCCAGCTCTTTTGATAATGCGCACtattgaaaaaatgaagaacattCCACCAAAAAATCCTGTTCCAACATCTGAAAAACAAGATAGTTCGAAAATTtctagaaaggagaagaggaagagaggaaaagtcaaaacagaaaataCAGAAGAGGCAATTTTGACAACCAACTCTCAAGACATTACAGATTCTGAAAGTACCCAAGAATCAAAACCCACTAGAGAAGACATATTAGATGTTGAAGAAGTCACAATGGACGAAGCAAAGCCCAAGCTAGAACCAAAAAGATTACCATGTTTGCCATATCCATTTAATAGCTTCCATGACACTTGTCGTTATATACAGCATTACATCTTGCAGCCGGAAACAGGACCACTAAATCTCATCGATCCAGTCCATGAGTTCAAACTATTGACTAACACTGAGGTAGCAACCGAGGAAGACATCAAAATGAAATTTAGCAATGAAGTCTTTCGATTTGCTTCAGCCTGCATGAATTCCCGTACCAATGGCACTATCCATTTTGGTGTCAAAGACAAACCCCATGGAGAAATTGTTGGGATGAAAATTACCAATACAGATGCTTTTATTGACCATTTCAATGTAAAGATAAAACAGTATTTTAGAGATGATCAGGTCAATTTAGCACGTGAATGTATTAGGGAACCTAGGTTTGTGGAAGTCTTACTGCAGGATAATACTTTATCTGATAGATTTGTTATTGAAGTTGATGTCATTCCTAAGTATTCCATATGTAAAAACACTCTTTTCTACATCAAGATGCAAGTCCTTAAAGAAGAAAAgtggatggaaaaaaaagaatactcaCTTTTTGTGAGAGAGGGAGCCAGTTCTAAAGACATCCTGGCTAATATCATGCAACGTCATGTAGATTACAACAGGTTTTTAGTTCATTTGAATTCACTGGCAGATTCCAGAAAATCTGCAGAGGAAGAATATAGAACaaaaaaggagatgaaagaaaatgaagggcCAAAGCTGGTGAACTTGCTCACAGGAAACCGAGACCTTTTGGACAATACCTACTATGACTGGTACATTCTGGTGGCTAGTAAGTGTCATCCAAATCAAATAAAGCACCTGGACTTTCTAAAGGAAATTAAATGGTTTGCTGTGTTGGAGTTTGATCCTGAATCTGGGAACAATGGGTTGGTAAAGTTTTACCGAGAGACCAGAGCGGCAAACCTTCACTTTCCATATCAGTATGATGACAAAATTACCCAAAATCCTGATAAATTGAATCTATATCAACAACCCAGCTGGATATTTTGTAACGGTAGGACAGATCTAGAAAGTCCTGAACATAAACCTTTAGAGTCATGTTTATGGCAACGAGAAAGAGCttctgaagtcagaaaactaATTTCATTTCTTACGCATGAAAATATAATGCCTAAAGGAAAGTTTTTGGTGGTGTTTCTGTTACTCTCTCCAATAGAAGATCGAAGAGATCCCCTCATTGAAACATTCTGTGCTTTCTACCAAGACATGAAGGGAATGGAAAACATAATGTGCATCTGTGTCAGTCCACAGATATGCCAGCGATGGAAAACTCTTCTGCAAGCCAGACTGACGATAGTTGATGAGCTCTCAGACCAATGTATTTCTACCTTAAGCCTTGAAAAGATAAATGGTacaattcttaaattaaaatCAAGGATTCATTCTTCACAGAGGTTTTTGCCATCAACTGGTTCCTCTACAGTTCttttgaaaagggaagaagatttCATGGGTGCTCTAGAAATTCTCTGTGAAAATGAATGTAAAGATACAGAAttagaaaaggataaaaagaaatttcttgaaTTCATGAAATCTCAAGAAGAGCATTTTTATCGAGGTGGCAAAGTTTCTTGGTGGAACTTCTACTTTTCCTCTAAAAACTATTCATCAACTTTTGTCAAAAGAGATAGTTATGAAAAACTTGAAGAGTTGATTCTCCACTGGGCAAATTCTCCTAAACAAATATGTGCCAAAATTATTAATCTTTATCATCATCCAGGCTGTGGGGGGACTACATTGGCTATGCATGTTCTCtgggaactaaagaaaaaattcagatgtGCTGTGTTGAAAAATAAAGCAACCGAATTTCCAGACATTGGAGAACAGATAACCACATTAATCACCTATGGCTCAAATGGCCATCAAGATTATTTACCTGTACTGCTCCTTGTGGATGATTTTGAAGAACAAGAAAATGTCTCTCTACTACAGAATTACATTCTTGCAGCTGTAGCAGAAAAAAGTATTCAATATGAAAAACCTTTAGTGATCATTTTAAACTGTATGAGGTCCCAGAATCCTCTTAAAAGTGCAAAAAATCCAGACAGCATTGCTTTGGAATATTACCTTTCTGCTTCAGAGCAAAGAGCTTTTGAGGCCAAactgaaagaaattgaaaagcaaTATGAGAACTTTGAAGATTTCTATTCTTTCATGATCATGAAAAgtaattttgatgaaaaatacatagaaaaggtCGTCAAGAACATACTGCAAGGGCTTAAAATACATAGCAAGGAAGCACAACTCATTTCCTTTCTGGCTTTACTGAACTCTTATATTACTAATTCCATAATTTCGGTGTCCCAGTGTGAGAAATTCCTAGGAATTGCCAACAAGAAGGCTTTCTGGGGAGACGAATGCCTTGAAGACAAGATGGGAACCTATTCTACTCTTTTGATTCAAACAGAagtggaggaaaaagggaagtacaaaggtgTAAGGATCATCCATCCTCTCATTGCAAATCACTGTCTAGTGGAGTTGAAAACTACTTATCATTTGACTAAAAGTAAAATCACACTGGAATTGTTACAAGagagtttattttataatattggaATAGGAAGAGATAAACTTTCCCAAGATGTGGAAACCTTGTTGCTTACCAGACAGCGCAGGGAGCATGGGGATGAAACAGATACTTTGTTTTCCCCACTGATTGAAGCAGTACAACAAGAAGAAGGTAATAGTGAAGTTGTAATGGTCTTGAAGGAAGGAGCTATTCGGTTCCCCAAAAATGCATTCATTTGTCAAGCCTTAGCAAGACATTTCTACATTAAGGAAAAGAACTTTCCTAATGCTCTGGAGTgggcaaaaaaagcaaaagcattcGCATCCTGCAATTCCTATATCACAGATACCCTTGGCCAAGTCTACAAAAGTAAGATAAAATGGTGGGTGGATGAAAATGCAAAAAGTAAGACCATCAGTATTGAGGATCTAAAAAGTCTCCTAGAAACTGCGAAAAAAGCCTCCGAAGCCTTCAAATTGTCCCAGGAGCAaactaaaatgaaagaagatatCAGAGAAGATATGGACAGTCAAAAGTCGAAAAGGAAGTATGATTCATACAATACAGCAGGCTATCGAGGAGAGATTGAAGTGTGTCTTTACACAATCCAGGTTCTGcagctcatttctttctttggcaaAGAAGGTGACATGTGTAACAGACACTTGGTACAATTTTTATCCAATACAGGTGATATTCCTGGGGATCCAAATGATGAATACCACTTAGTTCTTAAGGACTCCATTCATTACCTGAGTAACTTGCAGTTAGCTTTGAAACAAGCATTCGATTTTTTTGATGACTACTTTGTCCTTCTGAAACCCAAGAACAGcattaaggaaaaagaagagacaaaactTCGGAGAAAGGTGGCTGAATATTTCAGTAAATATGCAAAAGTGTTCGGTCCCTCAGCTCAGCAGCAATCGCAGAACAAAAACCCTAAATCAAAACTTGCTTTCCCAATTCAAGTAGAGACTAGTAGGAAAAGCTTGGAGATTTTAAAAGCAGACAAGTTTTCTGGATTATTGGAATACCTTCTCCCTAATCAAAAAAACGCTGCCAGCAAAATGGAAGATATCATAAATCAATATACATTTCTCCTCGAACAGCTGACCAACAAAGTCTATttgagagaaaaacagaatttcattCTGGCCAATATCATTCTCAGTTGTTTAAGACCAGCTTCCAAACTGGTGCAACCCCTTCCCAAGCTAAAGAATCAGCTCCGAGATATCTTGCAGCAAGTAGGTTGGGATTGCAAATTCTCAGAACCTTACTTCCTCGCCTCTCTGATGTTCTGGCCAGAAAACCAACAACTCAATCCAGATTCTAAACAAATGGAGAAGTATGTTTCATCTCTAAACAAGTCCTTCAGGTCACAATACAAATATATGAGTCATTTTAAACAGCCGATTGCACATTTTTACCTTGGAAAAGGCTTGGGTCTCAACAGGCTTGTGCACAGACTCAAAATTGAGCAGTGTTCTAAAAAGGCATCAGATGCCTGGTGGCAGAGTGGAGATGTTTGGAAGGACGAAGAAGTCCAGAAACTTTTGCTACGATTAAGTGGCCGGGCTGACAGTGAACTCATCTATGTAGACTatggaagagatgaaaaaatcaagATCCCAGTGAGACCTGTGTTTTTAGGTCGGCTACGGAGTGGGAAAAGTATAGAAAAAGTATCATTCTACCTGGGATTTTCTATTGGAGGTCCACTTGCATATGACATAGAGATTATTTAA